The nucleotide window TCGGCAAAGCGGCAGAGAAAGCAGTGCATGGTCACCCGATAGCGGGTGTAGGCATAGGTAAGCGTGGTGATGTCCTCCACCGGCTCGACGGCCAGCTCCACCTCTTCCATGTACTCGCGGGCCACGGTCTGCTCCGGGGTCTCGCCCTGCTCGATGCCCCCGCCCGGAAACTCCCACAGGCCGGGCCAGACGTCGTCGGGCAGCCTTTTCTGGATGAGCACGCGCCCCTCGTGCACCAGCACGCCCGTGGCCATGTTGATGCGGGTCGTCTTCCCGGGCACGGGCAGCACGGGACGCCGGGATACGGTGTCCGCGGAAAGGGCCGCGCACTGGCCGCTGACCGGGCAGTCCCCGCATCGCGGGTTCTTGGAACAGACCAACGCTCCCAGCTCCATGAGCGCCTGGGTGAAGTCCCCTGCCCGATCGTCGGGCATGAGGCTGCGGACCGTCTCCGCGACCACTGCCCGGGTCTCCCCGGACCGCACGGGCTGATCCAGATCGAGCACGCGGGCAAAGACGCGGAGCACGTTGGCGTCCACGGCGGGCTCGGGCAGCCCGAAGGCGATGGAGGCGATGGCCCCGGCAGTGTACTCGCCCACGCCGGGCAGGCTGCGGATGGCCGCCGGGTCGGACGGGAACACGCCGTCATGATCGACAGCGAGAACCGAGGCGGCCTTGAGCATGTTCCGGGCGCGGGAGTAGTAGCCCAACCCTTCCCAGAGCTTGAGCACGTCCTCCTCATGGGCCCGCGCCAGGGCGTGGATGTCCGGGAACCGCTCCATCCACCGCTCGAAATACCCCACCACCCGGTCCATCTGCGTCTGCTGGGCCATGATCTCGGACACCCAGACGGCATAGGGCTCGGGAGCCCGCCGCCAGGGCAGGTCCCGGCGGTTGGCATCGTACCAGTCGAGCAGTTGTTGCGTGAAAAGAATCCCGTCCATGACGGGGTGGGGATTACCCGCTCTTGGCCTGGTTGGCAACCGCCTCGGCGGCCCTGGCGGCCTCTTCGGGATCACCGAGATAGTAGTGCCGCAGCGGCTTGAGTTCGTCGTCCAGCTCATAGACCAAAGGCAGGCCGGTGGGAATGTTCAGCTTGGTGATCGCCTCGTCGGACATGTCGTCGAGATACTTGACCAGACCGCGCAGGGAATTGCCGTGGGCCACGATGAGTACCCGCAACCCGCTCCTGACCTGCGGGGCTATGGTCTCGAACCAATAGGGCATGGTCCGGTCGATGGTCGTTTTCAGGGATTCCGAGCGCGGCAGCTCGGCGGGCGTCAGGGCCGCGTACCGCGGATCCTTGCCCGGATGCCGCTCATCGTCGGTGTCCAGCTCCGGCGGCGGGGTATCGAAGCTGCGCCGCCAGATGAAGACCTGCTCGTCGCCGTACTTGGCGGCTGTCTCCGCCTTGTTCAGCCCCTGGAGAGCCCCGTAATGCCGCTCATTGAGCCGCCAGGTGTTGAACACGGGCACCCACATGAGGTCCATCTCGTCCTGGACCAGCCACAGGGTGCGGATGGCCCGTTTCAACAACGAGGTATGGGCGATGTCGAAGGTGAATCCCTCCTCCCTGAGCAGGCGGGCGCCGCTCACGGCCTCCTCCCTCCCCTGCTCGGTCAGGTCCACATCGGTCCAACCCGTGAAGCGATTCTCGAGATTCCACGTGCTCTGTCCGTGCCGGATCAACACCAGATTGTGCATAGTCCTCTCCCTGGTATGGGTTCAGCTTTGACCATACCGCAAAATTCGGGGACATGGAACGGGTGATCGGGGAAAAATCAATACCGCTTGGGTGCGCCCTTGCGCATTTCCTGGTCCAACTGGTCGAAAAGCTGCTTCTTCCGTTTCTCGAAGGTCAGGGCAGACTTCACGGCGGCGGCGGCCACGCAGACGATGCTCAGAATGATGACCAGTCCCTTGGCGATTTCCCAGCGCTGTTTCTCATCGTTGATCATGTCGAGGATGTAGTTCCCCTTGATGTCCTGGGTGAAATAGATGAGCGACGGAATGCCAACGAGCAGCGCGCCGAGGCCGAGGAGTTCCAGCCAGATGAAATTGCGGCCGAGCATCAGTATGAACAGGGTCGAGTCGCGGATGATGCGCAGGGTGACAAGACGGCTTTGCAGGGAATCGATATGGTCCTCGACTTCGAGGACGAACTGCATGGCTTTCCTGAAATTCTCGGCCTCGTGCAGCGGCTGGGTCTTGACCCAGTTGATCTTGTCCACGCAGGTGTTGAATTCCTTGTTGAACTCGAGCAACAGCTTCGGGAATGGGAACCAGCCCGCCTCCTTCTGGATCTCCCGCACCCGCTCGGTGAGGTAGTCCAGGTTGGAGGTCATGCGCTTTATCTCCCTCTTGACCTCCGAATCCAGGGAAGCCTTGAACTTCTCGGTGCCGCGAATGAGCAGCTGGTAGGCAACGTAGTTCTTGGTGTCCCCCAGTTTGCGCAGCCGTTCCAACTCGTCATTGGCCGTGTCGTAATACGAATGCAGGGAATCGAACCGCTTGGAGATATCCGTGGTCAGGTCCCCGACCCCCACCTTCATGGCAGTCGCCGACTCCTCGGCTTCGGTCCATTTCTCCCACAGGGAATTCATGAGCTGCACCCGCCCCCTGTCCAGTTCCGGATCGACCAGGATGTAGTTGAAGAAATGCGGGTCCCTGCTGATGAGATCGAAAAAAAGATCGATGGCCTGGCCGGTGAACCCCATCTTCACCATGCACACGGCCTGCCGATACACGGGCTGGAGCCAGGTCGGCGACAGGGAATTGGTCCTCTGATAGGCGTTGATGGCCTCCTTGAGGCTGCCCTCCACCTCCTTGAGACGGGCCTGAAGATAGGAAAAATAAGCTTTCTGCAAGGGGGTATAGCTCATGCGCTCGGCTTCCTGCCAATGGAACAGGGCCTGGTTGGCGTCACCCTGCTCGATGTGCCAGAACCCCAGCAGGGAATGAGGCTGGTAACTTCTCGGGTACTTGAGCTGGGCCTCCTGGATCAGGATTTCCGCTTCGGGCATCCGCTGGCTTTCGATGTCGTCCAGGGCGTCCCATATGAAATCCCCCTCGGCGGGCGCGAGCTGCTTGAAACCGTCCACCCACTCCTTGCCCCGGCTGCGCCAGACGAGCTTGAGAGTCCGCAACTGGCCGGTGGCATTGATCTCGAACACGGCACGGGCCATGAGACTCTTGAGATCGTTCTTGGCGCTCATGACGCTCATGATGGACTCGCTGAAATTGTCCATATCCAGAGCCTCGTCCAACCCGTCGAACCCCTCCGAAAAATCCTGCACGTCGGTGCCTGCCAGCAGATGCCAGACCTGGGGCTGGGGCTTGGCAATCTTCTTGCTCGGGCAATCCTTGGGAGCGTGGTTCTTCAGGCCGCAATAGAAGCACTCCTTGCCCTCGTCCGCTATCATGGCGCTGGGCAGGGCCACCTGCATCGAGCCGTAACCGACGTCCTCGCCGCCGTCCTTGAGGGCGAGGGTGCACCAGGAGTCCAGGCTGACCTGCTTCGAGCCGTACCGGACCTCGTTCATGCGGAACCATTCGGACAGCAGGAAACCCTCGATAAACTTCACATGGGGGTAGTCGGGCGTCATCCGGCCCCAGTCCAGGCCGATCTTCTTGGGCAGCTCGGGGGTAAACTGATAGCCCCCCTGCTGGACCGCCACCATGACCGTGGGCCAGTATTCCTTTTCCCCGTCATCCTTGAGCTTTCTGATCAGGGACATGATCTCCGTGCAGAACGACCGGAGGAGCCTGAAGCTGTCCAGGGGGAAGAAGATAACGCCTTCCTTGACGTCGGATATGTACTTAAGTCCCAACATCTGCAGCAATTCGATGATGTTGGTGGAAAAGTCACGCCAGCCGAGGATGGACTCCTTGTCCGCAGTATGCCCGAGGGGCTTGATGATGAAATACCACTTGAGGTGCGTTTCGTAGTCCAACCCCTGGTCCGCGACCAGGCGCTGCCACTCCTCGTTGGCCACTCCTTCCACGGCCCCGGCGGGCTCGGTGCTCAGACCCACCACGGCCTGGATATCGCTCTTGAGCTTGGGATGGATGATGATCTCGAAATCACCGGTGGGCCGCACGTCCTGGCGTTCCAGCTCCATGGCCAGGGAGACGGAACGCTGGAGTTCGTAGCCGACCAGGAAGGTCAACGGAATGACTTCGCAGAAAACATCCATGGGGTTGACGCGCGCCCAGATCTGCAACCGTGCCAGGGCTCGGAAAACCTCGCCTGTGTTGCAGAACCACAGAGCCTGGTTCGACTCCTTGGATATGCACAGGCAGCCGAACTCCTGCAGCGTATTCTCGACGGTAGGATTCAGGTCGCCCTTCCAGACCACCCAAACGCCGTAACCCGCCGCAACCAGCCTGGACTGGCTGATCTCGGGAAGCACTTCAACAAGATCGTTAATCGCCGGCACTCGTCACCTCGCGTCCCTGCGGACGGCACTGGTTATCAGGGCGACGGGACTGTCGCGAACCGTCCCGTCTCATGCTAACTCCATGGATTCAAGGGAATTTCCTTCCCGTCCCGCAGTATGCAAAACAGATTCCAAACCCGCTCTGCCTCATCACTTTTTCCTCTTTTTTCACACCCTTGCATATAAATCGACACCTTTCTCTCAAGGGAATCCAGGGCCATATCCCGCTGATTTTCGTCAAGTTTTCGACTTTGCAACAACTTGACCAGCGCCCGTATCCGATGTTTGTCGGCACACGGAACACAGACGGACAACTGATCCGGCCGTCCGCCGTGCTTGATGGTCAGCTTTTCACGCACAAGGCCCACCGGGTAGTCCAGACAGGCGCGCAGCCACATGTCATAGTCCTCGCAGGACGGAAGATCCACGTCGAAGGGCCCTATCCGCTCCAGGGCGGACCGGGTAAACATGGTGCAGGAGGGGCTGATCAGACACATTTCCAGGGACTTATCGAAAAACCAGCCCTCGGGCTTGGCGTACCTGGCGGGCTGGTTGACCCGCCTGCCGCCCCGAATCCAGATTTCCTCGGTCTGGCTGATCTCGTAATTGTTGGTCCGCATATAGTCGAGCTGGACGGCGAGTTTCGTCGGCATCCACTCGTCGTCGGAATCAAGCAGGGCGACGACCTCGCCCGTGCAGGCGGCGATGCCCGTGTTGCGGGCACCGGAAACGCCCTGATTCTCCTGTCGGAGACGGACGAAACGAGGGTCGTCGTAGGCGGAAAGGACCGCTTCCGTGTCGTCTGTTGACCCGTCGTCGATGATGACGCACTCCCAGTTATCGTGGGTCTGCGCAAGCACCGAATCAAGCGCTTTTCCGATGAATCCCGACCGGTTGTAAGTCGGCAGGATGATCGATACCAATATATTTTCCATACCCGTAAGACCTTGCGTTCGACGCCCTGAACTGTCATGGTGTGAATCCGAGTTACCCAGGCGATACGTATGAAGATATTTCAAGTCATCAATGTCCGTTGGTTCAACGCGACCGCATGGTATGCCATCACCCTGAGCCGTCTTCTGGCCGACGCGGGGCACGAGGTCGTGGTCCTTACCCAGGCGGACACCCAATCCGAGAAAGTCGCCCGGGAAATGGGACTGACCACCGTGGCCGTGGACCTGAACACGACCAACCCGGTTCGCTTCGTCGGCGCGGCCAAGCATATCATACAACTTCTCAGGACGCACCGCCCGGATATCGTCAACTGCCACAGGGGAGAGGGCTTCTTCCTCTGGGGAGCGCTCAAGCTCTTCGGCTTCGGGTACCGGCTGGTCCGTACGCGCGGCGACCAGCGCCCGCCCCGGAGCGACGCGATCAACCGTTGGCTCCACGCTGACGTGGCCGACGCCGTGGTGGTCACCAACCGCCGCATGGCCGATTATTTCCTGCACAAGATGCGCACCCCGGGCCATGGGTTATGGCTCATCCACGGCGGAGTGGACACGGCCAAATTTCATTTCGATCCCGAAGGACGGGAACGTGTCCGCAAGGAATTCGGCTTCGGCCCGGACGACCTGGTCGTGGGCCTGCTCGGCCGCTTCGACCGCGTCAAGGGACACAAGGAGCTCATCGAGGCCGTGGCCGCGCTGCAGAAAAGGGGCAGGGACAACCTCAAGCTCTTCCTTATCGGCTTCGACACGGCCATGACCGCCTCGGAGATCGAGACGCACATCCGTGAAAACGGGATTGAGGACATCACCCGCATCAGCGGCAGGCGGGACGACGTGGGGGCCTGCATCAGCGCGCTGGACATCGGCGTGGTCGCCTCCCTGTGGTCCGAGGCCATTGCCCGGTCGGCCCTGGAGATCATGGCCGCCGACCGCCCCCTGGTCTCCACGGACGTGGGCGTCATGCCCGACCTGACGGCCCCGTCCATGCTGGTTGCGCCCGAAGACGCAAGAGGCCTGGCTGACACCATCGCCAAACTGGCCGACAACGCCCCGTTGCGCGAGGAAGTCCTGGCCGCGCAAAAACGCACCATGTCGCAACTGACCCTGGAGGAGTTCCTGAAACGGACCCTCAACCTCTACCAGAGCCTCATTCAGGGGTCGTGACCGGCGCGGTTCACCCGCCGAACAATTCCTTTGTTTTCCTGATTCTCTCGGCCACGGCCAGAATGGTCATGGCATAGCTGTCCGAATGGTTGTAGCGATACAACACCTTGTGCATCGCCTCGTCGGAAAGGCCCGGCTTCCACCCGTGGCTGGCCAGGAAGTTGGCCATGGAGTGCAATACGTCACGCGTCTCGAACAGATTGATCTTGCCGTCGCCATTGCCGTCTCGGCCATAGTACTCGGCGCTGGACGGGACGAACTGGCACTGGCCTATGGCCCCGTAGACCGAACTGGGAATGGACAGCGGGTCCTGCCCGTTCTTGCGTGCGTAGCGGATCAGGGCCTTGAGCTCATCATACCCCCACTGGGCCTTCTGCTCCGTCCGCTTGAGCAGCCACTGCATGGTCTTGTCGGAGATGTCGGTACGCTCGATATGGCTTTTGATCAGCGAAAAATCGCGGGACAGGGCCATGGAGGCCAGGATGGTGAACCCGTTGTAATCGCCCACGGTCATGCCCAGCCGGGACTCCACCAGGAGCAGCGCCGTCAGGACCTCGCCCGGCACGCCGTACCGCTCACGGATGTCCGCGAATTCGGCCCGATGTTCCCGATAGTAGGCATAGGCCCCGGCGATGAGCAGCGGATTGAGGTAGCGTCCCATGACCTCCGGCTCCCTGGCCGGCGCCGCACCCACGGCCGACAACCTGGCGTTGAGCAGGACGTTCATCTTGCGGGCCATGATGTCCGGGGAATATTCCAGGTCCGGGCTGGAAAAAAGATAGGAGACATACGTCCGGTCGAATCCGTCGTCCACCAGCCGGTCGATCAAGGGCTGCCACAGCCCCCCCGCCCTGCCCGGCAACGCGAGGGACACAACGAAAAACGCGGCCAGCGATGTGACGATGGCCGCGCGTTTCATGCGCTCTGTGAGCGATCGATCAAATTCGATCCATTGGGACAAACCCCATTTCCTCCTCGAAATCCTCGTCCATCTTGGCCGAGAACTTCCCGAGATCGTAGACCGCGCCGCAGGACGGGCAGCGCAGGGTCACTTCCCTGCACCCACGGTAGGCGGCCAGGTCGAGGCCGCATTTCTCGCATTCCATGCCACGGGCCTTCCAGGTCCGTTTTCGAGCGGAGAACATATGAACCTACTTGGCTTCAAGGAGGCCGTGGTTCTTTTCGCCCATGGCCACGTACAGGGCGGAGACGGCAGTACCGTGATCGGCCATGGCCTGGGAAAGCTGGGCCTCGCTCGAGGTCAGCCGCTCCTGGGCGTTGAGCACTTCGGTGTTGGTGCCGACCTGGGCCTGATACCGGGCCACGGCCATGCGGTAGGCCTCCTCGGCAGCGGCCACGGACTTGTCGGCCACGTCGATGCGGTCAGCCGCTTCCTGAATGTTCAGGAGGGCGCGCTTGACCTCGAAACCGGCGTTGAGACGGGTGTTTTCCAGTTCCGCCTGCACCTGCTTGACCGTCTCGGAAGCCCGCTTGGCGTTGAAGAAATCGGAGCCGGACTCGAACAGGGACATGGAAGCGGAGACGCCCGCAGTCCAGTATTCGGAGGACCGGTGGGTATAGCTTCCGCCGCCGTTCAGATCCGGGTCGGTGCCTCGGTTGGAGTAATTCCAGGTGCCGTCCACGGTCGGATAGAATTTGGACTGGGAAATGGTGGCATCCTTCTCGGCGATCTCAACGGATTTCTGGCCGATGACCAGATCGGGACGGGCCTTGTAGGCGCGATCCAAACACTCCTTGAGCGTCAGCCCGAAGGGAATGCTCTTCAGTTCGCCCACGTACTCCACCTCGGTCTCGATGGGGATGTTCAGCAGCGTGTTCAACTGCGCTTCCTGGGTGGAGACGTTGTTGCGCGCGGTGAGCAGCACCTGACGGGCGGAGGCCAGATCGACCTCGGCATCCAGAACCTCGGCCTTGGGCCGCAATCCCACGTCGTAGAAGGCGCTGATGACCTGCAGCTGGGATTCCAGCCGGGCCACGGAGTCTTCGGCGGACTTCACGTCCATGCGCGCCTTGAGCAGGGAAAGGAAATTCGACTGCACGTTCTTGATGAGGGTCAACTCCACGTTGCTCAGCGACGCCTCGGTGGATTCCTCGGCCAACGCGGCCTTCTGGTACGCGGCCAGCAGGGCGAAGCCGTGGAACACAGGCTGGGAGGCGGAAAGGGAGCCGACCCAGTCGGAATGCTCGCCGCCGTATGTGCTCTTCCTATTGTAATGAGTCCACCCATAGGAAGTGGACAGCGAAGGACCGAAATCACCCATGGCTGAATAGGTGCCGTAGCCGGCGCCCTTGAGCTGGGCCCGGATCGCGGTCATGGCCGGATTCTGATCCAGGGCGCGCTTCACGCACCGTTCGAGATCAAAGGGGCCTGAGACCTCTACACTCTTCCCGTCCGCCATGGCGGGGTCGGCGTCCTGTGCCGCAGCGGGGATGGAAATCATCACCAGAGCGACGAATACCAAGAAGAATGAGAAAAACCGTTTGCGGTTCATAAATGAATTCCTATTTGCGTCTCAAGGGTTCTGTTGCATCAGCAACGAATCAACATCCCATTCATTAGCAACTCTCTTTCGAGGCTGCAACCCAAAACACCTGTTCATTTTCGCAAATTCGCGCAGTCCGAGGGATCGCCCTGCAATTTTTCCAGGGTGTGACGGAGCGTGGGCAACAGCGGCTCCAGGCACTCGGCCACGGCCTTGGGGCTGCCGGGCATGTTGACGATGACGGCCTGCCCCAACGTCCCGGCAACTGCCCGCGAGATGGCCCCGTGCGGCGTCTTGGCAAGGCTGGCGGCGGTCATGGCCCGCTCGAATCCGGGCAGCCGTTTTTCGATCACCGCCAGCGTCGCCTCGGGTGTGATGTCGCGCGGAGCAACGCCGGTGCCGCCGGTGGTCATGATCAGGTCGAACCCCTGATTCAGGGCCAGGTCGGCCAACAGCCCCTTGAGCTGGCCGGTCTCGTCGGGGATGACGAATCCCTGGACAACGGCCAGATCAAGCGTATCGCCCACGGCCTTGCCGATGAGGGGGCCGGACTCGTCCACCCGCTCGCCGCGCGCGCCCTTGTCGCTCAGAGTGATCCAGGCCAGGGCGTATCCGGCCCTGGTGACGGCGCAAACATAGTCGCCCGCCGGAACTTCGGTTTCCGCACGGAGCAGGTAGACGGGCGTGGACCGTGAACCGGCCTCACCCGGCAGCCAGCCCATGGACAGGACCAGCAGGGATGCGTCGTCGTCGGTCAGCCGGTCGCCCACGCGCAGGGAGGTGTATGCTCCGGTCGAAGCCGCGCCCGCCGGGGCAACCCCTCCGGCAGCGTAAAGGGAAACGGTGTCGCCGGTCCCGGCGGCTTGTGACAGATTCAGCGTGATATTGGTATCGGACATGATTTCTCCAGATTGGAATCAGGCGAGCAGGACGGACAGGATGCCTGCCACGAAAACGCCGCCAAAGGTGCCGGGGCCGCCGATGACGACCAGGGGCGTGCCCACGGAATTGCGGAACCGCCTGGTCATGAGCGGAATCAGATTGCCGCCGAGAATCGCCCCCATGGTCCCCGACACATAGGCGGCCACGGGCCGAAACGGCTCGGGAACGAAGAAATAAACGCACAGAAAGGTGATCAGCGCGGGCAGCACCAGGGGGATGCGCATGCCGGTCAGGGCGTCGGGCTTGGCCATGGCGTAACACCCTCCGGCCACCATGATCAGGACGAACCCGATCCACGGATACACTCCGTCCG belongs to Pseudodesulfovibrio portus and includes:
- the mutY gene encoding A/G-specific adenine glycosylase; the encoded protein is MDGILFTQQLLDWYDANRRDLPWRRAPEPYAVWVSEIMAQQTQMDRVVGYFERWMERFPDIHALARAHEEDVLKLWEGLGYYSRARNMLKAASVLAVDHDGVFPSDPAAIRSLPGVGEYTAGAIASIAFGLPEPAVDANVLRVFARVLDLDQPVRSGETRAVVAETVRSLMPDDRAGDFTQALMELGALVCSKNPRCGDCPVSGQCAALSADTVSRRPVLPVPGKTTRINMATGVLVHEGRVLIQKRLPDDVWPGLWEFPGGGIEQGETPEQTVAREYMEEVELAVEPVEDITTLTYAYTRYRVTMHCFLCRFADGSGEPVFNEAVTGGFVPPQDLSGYAFPSGHRRLIQFMKADSRFADLFSDS
- the gpmA gene encoding 2,3-diphosphoglycerate-dependent phosphoglycerate mutase; the protein is MHNLVLIRHGQSTWNLENRFTGWTDVDLTEQGREEAVSGARLLREEGFTFDIAHTSLLKRAIRTLWLVQDEMDLMWVPVFNTWRLNERHYGALQGLNKAETAAKYGDEQVFIWRRSFDTPPPELDTDDERHPGKDPRYAALTPAELPRSESLKTTIDRTMPYWFETIAPQVRSGLRVLIVAHGNSLRGLVKYLDDMSDEAITKLNIPTGLPLVYELDDELKPLRHYYLGDPEEAARAAEAVANQAKSG
- a CDS encoding tetratricopeptide repeat protein gives rise to the protein MPAINDLVEVLPEISQSRLVAAGYGVWVVWKGDLNPTVENTLQEFGCLCISKESNQALWFCNTGEVFRALARLQIWARVNPMDVFCEVIPLTFLVGYELQRSVSLAMELERQDVRPTGDFEIIIHPKLKSDIQAVVGLSTEPAGAVEGVANEEWQRLVADQGLDYETHLKWYFIIKPLGHTADKESILGWRDFSTNIIELLQMLGLKYISDVKEGVIFFPLDSFRLLRSFCTEIMSLIRKLKDDGEKEYWPTVMVAVQQGGYQFTPELPKKIGLDWGRMTPDYPHVKFIEGFLLSEWFRMNEVRYGSKQVSLDSWCTLALKDGGEDVGYGSMQVALPSAMIADEGKECFYCGLKNHAPKDCPSKKIAKPQPQVWHLLAGTDVQDFSEGFDGLDEALDMDNFSESIMSVMSAKNDLKSLMARAVFEINATGQLRTLKLVWRSRGKEWVDGFKQLAPAEGDFIWDALDDIESQRMPEAEILIQEAQLKYPRSYQPHSLLGFWHIEQGDANQALFHWQEAERMSYTPLQKAYFSYLQARLKEVEGSLKEAINAYQRTNSLSPTWLQPVYRQAVCMVKMGFTGQAIDLFFDLISRDPHFFNYILVDPELDRGRVQLMNSLWEKWTEAEESATAMKVGVGDLTTDISKRFDSLHSYYDTANDELERLRKLGDTKNYVAYQLLIRGTEKFKASLDSEVKREIKRMTSNLDYLTERVREIQKEAGWFPFPKLLLEFNKEFNTCVDKINWVKTQPLHEAENFRKAMQFVLEVEDHIDSLQSRLVTLRIIRDSTLFILMLGRNFIWLELLGLGALLVGIPSLIYFTQDIKGNYILDMINDEKQRWEIAKGLVIILSIVCVAAAAVKSALTFEKRKKQLFDQLDQEMRKGAPKRY
- a CDS encoding glycosyltransferase family 2 protein → MENILVSIILPTYNRSGFIGKALDSVLAQTHDNWECVIIDDGSTDDTEAVLSAYDDPRFVRLRQENQGVSGARNTGIAACTGEVVALLDSDDEWMPTKLAVQLDYMRTNNYEISQTEEIWIRGGRRVNQPARYAKPEGWFFDKSLEMCLISPSCTMFTRSALERIGPFDVDLPSCEDYDMWLRACLDYPVGLVREKLTIKHGGRPDQLSVCVPCADKHRIRALVKLLQSRKLDENQRDMALDSLERKVSIYMQGCEKRGKSDEAERVWNLFCILRDGKEIPLNPWS
- a CDS encoding glycosyltransferase family 4 protein, giving the protein MKIFQVINVRWFNATAWYAITLSRLLADAGHEVVVLTQADTQSEKVAREMGLTTVAVDLNTTNPVRFVGAAKHIIQLLRTHRPDIVNCHRGEGFFLWGALKLFGFGYRLVRTRGDQRPPRSDAINRWLHADVADAVVVTNRRMADYFLHKMRTPGHGLWLIHGGVDTAKFHFDPEGRERVRKEFGFGPDDLVVGLLGRFDRVKGHKELIEAVAALQKRGRDNLKLFLIGFDTAMTASEIETHIRENGIEDITRISGRRDDVGACISALDIGVVASLWSEAIARSALEIMAADRPLVSTDVGVMPDLTAPSMLVAPEDARGLADTIAKLADNAPLREEVLAAQKRTMSQLTLEEFLKRTLNLYQSLIQGS
- a CDS encoding lytic murein transglycosylase, which encodes MKRAAIVTSLAAFFVVSLALPGRAGGLWQPLIDRLVDDGFDRTYVSYLFSSPDLEYSPDIMARKMNVLLNARLSAVGAAPAREPEVMGRYLNPLLIAGAYAYYREHRAEFADIRERYGVPGEVLTALLLVESRLGMTVGDYNGFTILASMALSRDFSLIKSHIERTDISDKTMQWLLKRTEQKAQWGYDELKALIRYARKNGQDPLSIPSSVYGAIGQCQFVPSSAEYYGRDGNGDGKINLFETRDVLHSMANFLASHGWKPGLSDEAMHKVLYRYNHSDSYAMTILAVAERIRKTKELFGG
- a CDS encoding dual CXXC motif small (seleno)protein, with amino-acid sequence MFSARKRTWKARGMECEKCGLDLAAYRGCREVTLRCPSCGAVYDLGKFSAKMDEDFEEEMGFVPMDRI
- a CDS encoding TolC family protein; the protein is MNRKRFFSFFLVFVALVMISIPAAAQDADPAMADGKSVEVSGPFDLERCVKRALDQNPAMTAIRAQLKGAGYGTYSAMGDFGPSLSTSYGWTHYNRKSTYGGEHSDWVGSLSASQPVFHGFALLAAYQKAALAEESTEASLSNVELTLIKNVQSNFLSLLKARMDVKSAEDSVARLESQLQVISAFYDVGLRPKAEVLDAEVDLASARQVLLTARNNVSTQEAQLNTLLNIPIETEVEYVGELKSIPFGLTLKECLDRAYKARPDLVIGQKSVEIAEKDATISQSKFYPTVDGTWNYSNRGTDPDLNGGGSYTHRSSEYWTAGVSASMSLFESGSDFFNAKRASETVKQVQAELENTRLNAGFEVKRALLNIQEAADRIDVADKSVAAAEEAYRMAVARYQAQVGTNTEVLNAQERLTSSEAQLSQAMADHGTAVSALYVAMGEKNHGLLEAK
- a CDS encoding MogA/MoaB family molybdenum cofactor biosynthesis protein — encoded protein: MSDTNITLNLSQAAGTGDTVSLYAAGGVAPAGAASTGAYTSLRVGDRLTDDDASLLVLSMGWLPGEAGSRSTPVYLLRAETEVPAGDYVCAVTRAGYALAWITLSDKGARGERVDESGPLIGKAVGDTLDLAVVQGFVIPDETGQLKGLLADLALNQGFDLIMTTGGTGVAPRDITPEATLAVIEKRLPGFERAMTAASLAKTPHGAISRAVAGTLGQAVIVNMPGSPKAVAECLEPLLPTLRHTLEKLQGDPSDCANLRK